In Chloroflexota bacterium, the following are encoded in one genomic region:
- the argC gene encoding N-acetyl-gamma-glutamyl-phosphate reductase, giving the protein MNIGILNVTGYAGLELIRLLAGHPEMQIVAVTGRSQAGKRLAEVFPFTSLFPKGHLGDKVITEEINANVDLVFSGLPHKASAEALLPFIQDGVPVVDIAADFRLHDPQTYQEWYQEHPCAEFLESAVYGLTELHRDEVRQAKIVANPGCYPTGAILGLAPALAEGLIPPHVIVDAKSGISGGGRSLTLTNHYSEVNESVEAYALQGHRHMPEIVQELSAVADTDVQVTFVPHLIPMTRGILATCYASLASPISQQAVASLYQARYADEPFVEVLAVSPKTKWTYGSNHCLIHPVVHERTGHLIVTTAIDNLVKGASGQALQNANAMLGLPETMGLETKPLYP; this is encoded by the coding sequence ATGAACATCGGCATATTGAACGTAACCGGCTATGCCGGGCTGGAGCTCATCAGGCTATTGGCCGGCCATCCGGAAATGCAAATCGTAGCCGTCACCGGCCGCAGCCAAGCCGGTAAGCGCCTGGCTGAAGTCTTTCCATTCACTAGCCTCTTTCCCAAAGGCCATCTGGGAGACAAGGTGATCACGGAAGAAATCAATGCCAACGTAGATCTCGTCTTTTCCGGATTGCCGCACAAGGCATCGGCGGAGGCATTGCTGCCCTTCATTCAGGACGGTGTGCCGGTCGTCGACATCGCCGCAGACTTTCGCCTGCATGATCCGCAAACGTACCAGGAGTGGTATCAAGAACACCCCTGCGCAGAATTTCTGGAGAGCGCCGTCTATGGTCTCACAGAGTTGCACCGGGATGAAGTGCGGCAGGCCAAGATCGTAGCCAACCCCGGCTGCTATCCTACCGGCGCAATTCTGGGTCTGGCGCCTGCCCTTGCAGAAGGTCTCATTCCCCCGCACGTGATCGTGGACGCCAAGTCCGGCATTTCCGGCGGCGGACGCAGTCTGACGCTGACCAATCACTATTCGGAAGTCAATGAGAGCGTGGAAGCCTACGCGCTGCAGGGCCACCGGCACATGCCGGAGATCGTGCAGGAACTGAGCGCGGTGGCGGATACCGACGTGCAGGTCACCTTTGTTCCGCACCTCATTCCCATGACCCGCGGCATCCTGGCTACATGCTATGCGTCGCTTGCCAGCCCCATTTCCCAGCAAGCAGTGGCGAGTCTCTACCAGGCCCGCTACGCCGATGAGCCATTCGTAGAGGTACTTGCCGTCTCGCCCAAGACCAAGTGGACCTACGGCAGTAACCACTGTCTTATTCATCCGGTCGTGCACGAGCGGACGGGGCATCTCATTGTCACTACCGCCATCGACAACTTGGTGAAGGGTGCGTCCGGCCAGGCACTGCAGAACGCCAACGCCATGCTCGGTTTACCTGAGACTATGGGTTTGGAGACCAAGCCGCTGTATCCATAG
- the uppP gene encoding undecaprenyl-diphosphatase UppP → MSYQGIANAAQATAWWRNDVAAAAILGVVQGITEFLPISSSGHLAILPWAFQWSSPVLNSLPFAVALHVGTLLAVLMVFWRDVLALALAFLTSIRERDIQAEPNRRLAWLLVLATLPAVVAGLLLEEAAATVLRSPWIIAATLAGVGVILWIVDARHTGERGCDHLNWRGALLIGLAQALAIVPGVSRSGSTITMGMLLGLSRVQAARFSFLLMAPVIFGAGVWEARHLDGAALSGDGGTIFVVGFLSALVVGYLCIRVFLRYLQRGRLWPLALYRIGLAAVIVLMLVMR, encoded by the coding sequence ATGTCATATCAGGGCATTGCGAATGCCGCCCAAGCGACGGCGTGGTGGAGAAACGATGTCGCTGCAGCCGCAATTTTGGGGGTCGTGCAAGGAATAACCGAGTTCCTGCCGATCTCTAGTTCAGGCCATCTCGCCATTCTGCCCTGGGCCTTCCAATGGTCTTCGCCAGTATTGAATAGTCTGCCCTTCGCGGTGGCGCTTCACGTCGGCACGCTCCTTGCCGTGCTTATGGTTTTCTGGCGTGACGTCCTGGCGCTTGCGCTTGCGTTTCTCACTTCCATCCGCGAGCGGGACATCCAGGCCGAACCCAACCGCCGGCTGGCGTGGCTGCTCGTGCTCGCCACGCTGCCCGCGGTAGTCGCCGGTCTGCTGCTCGAAGAGGCTGCGGCGACAGTGCTGCGCTCACCATGGATCATTGCAGCTACGCTCGCCGGGGTTGGGGTCATACTTTGGATTGTGGACGCCCGACACACCGGCGAGCGCGGTTGCGATCACCTTAATTGGCGGGGAGCCTTGCTTATCGGTCTTGCCCAGGCTTTGGCCATCGTGCCCGGGGTCTCGCGCTCGGGCAGCACCATCACAATGGGTATGTTGCTAGGCTTGAGCCGAGTGCAAGCGGCACGGTTTTCATTCCTACTCATGGCGCCGGTCATCTTTGGCGCGGGGGTGTGGGAAGCGCGCCATCTCGATGGCGCAGCCCTGAGCGGTGACGGCGGTACCATATTCGTTGTCGGGTTCTTGAGCGCACTGGTGGTGGGGTATCTCTGCATTCGAGTATTCTTGCGCTACTTACAGCGCGGCCGCCTCTGGCCGCTGGCGCTGTATCGTATTGGGCTGGCGGCAGTTATCGTCTTGATGCTCGTGATGCGGTGA
- a CDS encoding inositol monophosphatase family protein — translation MPPSPIAVAIDTAQESGAYLRDNAASAAIVQTKGRGDFVTGLDLAANDLIQEQIRSALPNHRFLTEETVNRPLSDEPTWIIDPIDGTLNIANRFPLFTVSIAFVEQKRPVVGVVYDPLLDDLFVAEAGKGATWNGEPIAVRQDVAWHDALLGFDLGHNEPASSESMALAAALRPQVAGLRITGSAALALCYVAAGRLSGFFHHRLEAWDMAAAVLVVREAGGEIITMDGSPVLQPQIGSVVAGNAAIVSSIKHVEQTRRNT, via the coding sequence ATGCCTCCGTCACCTATTGCGGTCGCCATTGACACAGCTCAGGAATCCGGGGCGTACCTACGTGACAACGCTGCCAGCGCTGCCATAGTGCAGACCAAAGGGCGCGGTGACTTCGTCACCGGCCTCGACCTGGCCGCAAACGACCTCATCCAAGAGCAGATACGCTCTGCGCTTCCCAATCATCGCTTTCTCACCGAAGAGACGGTCAACCGTCCGCTGTCCGATGAGCCGACGTGGATCATCGACCCTATCGACGGCACCCTCAACATTGCTAATCGCTTTCCGCTCTTCACTGTGAGCATTGCGTTTGTCGAGCAAAAGCGGCCTGTCGTGGGCGTGGTGTACGATCCCTTGCTGGACGACCTCTTCGTGGCCGAGGCAGGAAAGGGCGCGACGTGGAACGGCGAACCAATTGCCGTGCGCCAAGATGTTGCTTGGCATGATGCACTGCTCGGCTTTGACTTGGGACACAACGAACCGGCCTCCTCGGAGAGCATGGCACTCGCGGCAGCGCTGCGGCCCCAGGTAGCGGGGCTGCGCATCACCGGATCGGCAGCGCTGGCTTTGTGCTATGTAGCGGCTGGACGTCTCAGCGGCTTCTTTCACCACCGGTTGGAAGCCTGGGATATGGCCGCAGCAGTGTTAGTCGTCCGAGAAGCCGGCGGAGAGATTATCACAATGGACGGTTCCCCTGTGCTCCAACCGCAGATTGGCTCCGTCGTCGCAGGAAATGCCGCAATCGTCAGCAGCATTAAGCACGTAGAACAAACACGCCGCAACACCTAG
- a CDS encoding transposase — protein MVTFRLAGTLPPDVLESWRQELSHLSATHKKTALRRRLEAYLDQETKDTPLRNPQLAAMVEAALLYFANTRYHLHAWVVMPTHVHVLFTPLAGLALSAIIHSWKSFTAHQAVKRFGCSAPFWSQDYFDRYIRNERHFTAAIAYIEANPVKAGLCQRNVDWRFSSAYARAENGLSGCELET, from the coding sequence ATGGTTACCTTCCGGCTTGCCGGAACGTTGCCGCCGGACGTACTCGAAAGCTGGCGCCAAGAGCTTAGCCATCTCAGCGCAACGCACAAGAAGACCGCCTTGCGCCGCCGGCTTGAGGCGTACCTTGATCAAGAGACCAAAGACACGCCCTTACGCAACCCACAGCTTGCAGCGATGGTAGAAGCTGCCTTGCTCTATTTCGCTAACACACGCTACCATTTGCACGCATGGGTTGTGATGCCGACACACGTTCACGTGCTCTTTACGCCATTGGCAGGGCTTGCCCTATCCGCGATCATACATAGCTGGAAGTCATTTACAGCCCATCAAGCGGTCAAGCGATTCGGCTGCTCCGCGCCATTTTGGAGCCAGGATTACTTTGATCGCTATATTCGGAATGAGCGTCATTTCACAGCAGCCATCGCTTACATAGAAGCCAATCCCGTGAAGGCCGGTCTCTGCCAACGAAACGTAGACTGGCGCTTTAGCAGCGCGTATGCTCGGGCGGAGAATGGGCTTAGTGGTTGTGAACTAGAGACTTAA